A stretch of the Cryptosporangium phraense genome encodes the following:
- a CDS encoding sugar ABC transporter substrate-binding protein, translating into MDRRGSMFRRASLAAAVAVALPLALAGCGGSSGGSSGGDPKTIRVLDYYNNEPDKGVYTKVLDACAKTAGLTIQREAVPGDTLIQKVLQQSSSRTLPDVLMLDNPDLQQIAATGALSPLSDYGLTADGYVDGVAKASTYQGKLYGLQPVTNTIALFYNKDILTKAGVQPPKTWDELKAAAKKLTKGKQYGIAFSAPANYEGTWQFLPFMWSNGGDEKNIATPETAAALQFWVDLVKDGSASKSVVGWTQADANDQFSAGNAAMEINGPWQFPVLAKNPSLKYGVVPIPTPKAGGTAIAPLGGETWTVPNTGNKDRQKNAAKIVQCLNTDENQLALATQRQTIPTKTALQGSFVAENPSMAAFSELVKNARARTGELGADWPKAATKIYTAVQSALTGSATPEKALQQAQNG; encoded by the coding sequence ATGGATCGACGAGGATCGATGTTCCGCCGGGCTTCGCTGGCGGCCGCCGTCGCGGTCGCCCTCCCGTTAGCTCTCGCCGGTTGCGGCGGCAGCAGCGGGGGCTCTTCCGGTGGTGATCCGAAGACCATCAGAGTGCTCGACTACTACAACAACGAACCCGACAAGGGCGTCTACACCAAGGTCCTCGACGCCTGTGCCAAGACCGCGGGGCTGACGATCCAGCGCGAGGCCGTCCCGGGCGACACGCTGATCCAGAAGGTGCTCCAGCAGAGCTCGTCGCGCACCCTCCCGGACGTCCTGATGCTCGACAACCCGGACCTCCAGCAGATCGCCGCGACCGGCGCGCTCTCGCCGCTCTCCGACTACGGCCTGACCGCCGACGGCTACGTGGACGGCGTCGCCAAAGCGTCGACCTACCAGGGGAAGCTCTACGGTCTGCAGCCGGTCACCAACACGATCGCGCTGTTCTACAACAAGGACATCCTGACGAAGGCCGGCGTGCAGCCGCCGAAGACCTGGGACGAGTTGAAAGCCGCGGCGAAGAAGCTCACCAAGGGCAAGCAGTACGGCATCGCGTTCTCGGCGCCCGCGAACTACGAGGGCACCTGGCAGTTCCTGCCGTTCATGTGGTCGAACGGTGGCGACGAGAAGAACATCGCCACGCCGGAGACCGCGGCCGCGCTGCAGTTCTGGGTCGACCTGGTGAAGGACGGATCGGCGTCCAAGTCGGTGGTCGGCTGGACCCAGGCCGACGCCAACGACCAGTTCAGCGCCGGCAACGCGGCGATGGAGATCAACGGGCCGTGGCAGTTCCCGGTGCTCGCGAAGAACCCGTCGCTGAAGTACGGCGTCGTGCCGATCCCGACGCCGAAGGCCGGCGGCACCGCGATCGCCCCGCTCGGCGGCGAGACCTGGACGGTGCCCAACACCGGCAACAAGGACCGGCAGAAGAACGCGGCGAAGATCGTCCAGTGCCTCAACACCGATGAGAACCAGCTCGCGCTGGCCACGCAGCGCCAGACGATCCCGACCAAGACCGCGCTGCAGGGCTCGTTCGTCGCCGAGAACCCGTCGATGGCCGCCTTCAGTGAGCTGGTGAAGAACGCCAGGGCGCGCACCGGCGAGCTCGGCGCGGACTGGCCGAAGGCCGCGACCAAGATCTACACCGCGGTGCAGTCGGCGCTGACCGGATCGGCCACGCCGGAGAAGGCGCTGCAACAGGCGCAGAATGGCTGA
- a CDS encoding carbohydrate ABC transporter permease: MADARLPSRISSPGRRGQRALEFLFLVPAVAYLVLFFGYPVVKNVVMGFQEYTTKTFYTGEAPWVGLANYSAVIGSSVFDRAVLNTALFTVGSIAGQFVLGLAVALYFRRRFPLSGVLRSLLLLPWLVPIIVSSAIWRWILDQDNGALNRVLESLPGVDARPGWLSSTSLALIAVIVVNIWIGIPFNATILHGGLQDIPPDLYEAAALDGARGWKAFRYITWPLLRPVVNVVLLLGLVYTIKVVDLILGLTRGGPANSTQTIATQSYHLSFAEFDFGQGAALGNILIVVSMVFAFLYLRANRRTA, translated from the coding sequence ATGGCTGACGCACGCCTGCCGTCCCGGATCAGCAGTCCGGGACGGCGGGGTCAGCGCGCGTTGGAGTTCCTGTTCCTCGTTCCGGCCGTCGCCTACCTGGTGCTCTTCTTCGGCTACCCGGTCGTCAAGAACGTCGTGATGGGGTTCCAGGAGTACACGACCAAGACGTTCTACACCGGCGAGGCGCCCTGGGTCGGGCTGGCCAACTACTCGGCCGTGATCGGCTCGTCGGTCTTCGACCGGGCCGTCCTGAACACCGCACTGTTCACGGTCGGGTCGATCGCCGGGCAGTTCGTCCTCGGCCTCGCGGTCGCGCTCTACTTCCGGCGGCGGTTCCCGCTCAGCGGCGTGCTCCGCTCGCTGTTGCTGCTGCCCTGGCTGGTGCCGATCATCGTGTCCAGCGCGATCTGGCGCTGGATCCTCGATCAGGACAACGGCGCGCTCAACCGGGTGCTGGAGAGCCTGCCCGGGGTCGACGCGCGGCCCGGCTGGCTGAGCAGCACCTCGCTGGCGCTGATCGCGGTGATCGTCGTCAACATCTGGATCGGGATCCCGTTCAACGCGACGATCCTCCACGGCGGTCTGCAGGACATCCCGCCCGACCTCTACGAGGCGGCCGCGCTGGACGGCGCCCGGGGCTGGAAGGCGTTCCGGTACATCACCTGGCCGTTGCTGCGCCCGGTGGTCAACGTCGTGCTGCTGCTCGGACTGGTCTACACGATCAAGGTCGTCGACCTGATCCTCGGCCTGACCCGGGGCGGCCCGGCCAACTCGACCCAGACCATCGCGACCCAGTCGTACCACCTGTCGTTCGCCGAGTTCGACTTCGGACAGGGTGCGGCGCTGGGCAACATCCTGATCGTCGTCTCGATGGTCTTCGCGTTCCTGTACCTGCGGGCGAACCGGAGGACGGCGTGA
- a CDS encoding carbohydrate ABC transporter permease has protein sequence MNLHRGGWWHTAVGVLILAVLLFPVYWMANVSLQTSSSAEQTPWIPLHLSLHGYRQALHDQGGHLLTSLIVAVGTVVFSLLIAAPAAYALAHFKIRFANAVLLAILVSQMVPGIVVANALYSAYNDLGLLNSVGGLILADSTAGIPFAILILRAFMGSLPTSVIEAAWVDGAGPIRTFVSVVLPMCRNALVSSALFTFLFAWGDFLFALTLTTTEDVRPVTLGIYTYLGSYVPDWSSVMATAVLASLPALVLLMVAQRYVAAGTTTGAIK, from the coding sequence GTGAACCTCCATCGTGGCGGCTGGTGGCACACCGCCGTCGGGGTGCTCATCCTCGCGGTGCTGCTCTTCCCGGTGTACTGGATGGCCAACGTGTCGTTGCAGACCAGCAGCTCGGCCGAGCAGACGCCGTGGATCCCGCTCCACCTCAGCCTGCACGGCTACCGGCAGGCGCTGCACGACCAGGGCGGCCATCTGCTGACCAGCCTGATCGTCGCGGTCGGCACCGTGGTGTTCAGCCTGCTCATCGCCGCACCGGCCGCGTACGCGCTGGCGCACTTCAAGATCCGGTTCGCGAACGCGGTGCTGCTGGCCATCCTGGTCAGCCAGATGGTGCCGGGGATCGTGGTGGCGAACGCGCTCTACAGCGCCTACAACGACCTGGGCCTGCTCAACTCGGTCGGCGGCCTGATCCTGGCCGACTCCACCGCGGGCATCCCGTTCGCGATCCTGATCCTCCGGGCGTTCATGGGCAGCCTGCCCACGTCGGTGATCGAGGCCGCGTGGGTCGACGGGGCCGGACCGATCCGCACGTTCGTCTCGGTGGTGCTGCCGATGTGCCGGAACGCGCTGGTCAGCTCGGCCCTGTTCACGTTCCTGTTCGCCTGGGGCGACTTCCTCTTCGCCCTCACCCTGACGACCACCGAGGACGTCCGCCCGGTGACGTTGGGGATCTACACCTACCTCGGCTCGTACGTGCCCGACTGGAGCTCGGTCATGGCCACGGCCGTGCTCGCCTCCCTACCCGCCCTGGTGCTGCTGATGGTGGCCCAGCGGTACGTCGCGGCCGGAACCACCACCGGCGCGATCAAGTAA
- a CDS encoding TIM-barrel domain-containing protein has protein sequence MSFFSRDGDALEVRFQREVLRIEPWGVDSVRVRAAREAIPAHDVGALDVPPPARADVRIEGGRLVNGEVTVTVDIPEDDGFPFPIVRFSRTSTGEELLSEDREHFWWPGARVFYGNRSGAGEVHQQFKAYPGERLYGMGQRTHGRLDHKGLALDLIQRNAEVNIPFVLSNRGYGFLWNNPAVGRVEFADNCTRWTATQARAIDYFFTVGSPAEILSHYADATGHAPRLPEWASGFWQCKLRYRDQEELLEVAREHRRRGLPLSVIVADFFHWTAMGDYRFDPAEYPDVDAMMKELDELGVKLMVSIWPTISPLSENFETMRDNGMLLGADQGVEFFGTTRDKGMPAESAITFSDPSNPATRAFVWDVVKRNYYDKGVRVWWLDACEPEIRPAHPGNLVLHAGPGAETINIYPRDTARMFYEGMQSTDDPDTVLLCRSAWAGQQKYSAAVWSGDIPATWESLRQQVRAGLSIAIAGIPWWTTDIGGFHGGDARDEEFRELVVRWFQYGVFCPLFRLHGNREPRMATGWEMTGGPNEVWAFGDEAYEIIKSAMFMRERLRPYLHEQLDRAASDGLPAMRPLFVDYPSDAAAWDVEDQFLFGPDVLVAPVLAAGARSRSVYLPAGTRWTHVWSGRTYEGGSVVEADAPLDQIPVYLREGASVPVAAG, from the coding sequence ATGAGCTTTTTCAGCCGTGACGGTGACGCCCTCGAGGTCCGGTTCCAGCGCGAGGTGCTGCGGATCGAGCCGTGGGGCGTCGACAGCGTCCGCGTCCGGGCCGCTCGGGAGGCGATTCCCGCCCACGACGTCGGGGCGCTCGACGTGCCGCCGCCCGCCCGGGCAGACGTCCGGATCGAGGGCGGCCGGCTGGTGAACGGCGAGGTCACCGTCACCGTCGACATTCCCGAGGACGACGGGTTCCCGTTCCCGATCGTCCGGTTCAGCCGGACGTCGACCGGCGAGGAGTTACTGAGCGAGGACCGGGAGCACTTCTGGTGGCCCGGGGCCCGGGTCTTCTACGGCAACCGCTCCGGAGCGGGGGAGGTGCACCAGCAGTTCAAGGCCTATCCGGGGGAGCGCCTGTACGGGATGGGTCAGCGAACGCACGGCCGGCTGGACCACAAGGGGCTCGCCCTCGACCTGATCCAGCGCAACGCCGAGGTCAACATCCCGTTCGTGCTCAGCAACCGCGGTTACGGGTTCCTCTGGAACAACCCCGCGGTCGGCCGCGTGGAGTTCGCCGACAACTGCACCCGCTGGACCGCGACCCAGGCCCGCGCCATCGACTACTTCTTCACGGTCGGCTCTCCGGCCGAGATCCTGTCGCACTATGCGGACGCCACTGGGCACGCACCTCGGCTGCCGGAGTGGGCGAGCGGGTTCTGGCAGTGCAAGCTGCGCTACCGCGACCAGGAGGAACTGCTCGAGGTCGCCCGCGAGCACCGGCGCCGGGGGCTGCCGCTGAGCGTCATCGTCGCCGACTTCTTCCACTGGACGGCGATGGGCGACTACAGGTTCGACCCGGCCGAGTACCCGGACGTCGACGCGATGATGAAGGAGCTGGACGAGCTCGGCGTCAAGCTGATGGTCTCGATCTGGCCCACGATCTCGCCGCTCTCGGAGAACTTCGAGACGATGCGCGACAACGGGATGCTGCTCGGGGCCGACCAGGGCGTCGAGTTCTTCGGGACGACCCGTGACAAGGGCATGCCCGCGGAGTCGGCGATCACGTTCTCCGACCCGTCCAACCCGGCCACCCGGGCGTTCGTCTGGGACGTCGTCAAGCGCAACTACTACGACAAGGGCGTCCGGGTCTGGTGGCTGGACGCCTGCGAGCCGGAGATCCGGCCGGCCCACCCGGGCAACCTGGTGCTGCACGCCGGGCCGGGCGCCGAGACCATCAACATCTACCCGCGGGACACCGCGCGGATGTTCTACGAGGGCATGCAGTCGACCGACGACCCGGACACGGTGCTGCTCTGCCGCTCGGCCTGGGCCGGGCAGCAGAAGTACTCGGCCGCGGTGTGGTCGGGGGACATCCCGGCGACCTGGGAGTCGCTGCGCCAGCAGGTCCGGGCCGGGCTGAGCATCGCGATCGCGGGCATCCCCTGGTGGACCACCGACATCGGCGGCTTCCACGGCGGCGACGCCCGCGACGAGGAGTTCCGTGAGCTGGTCGTGCGATGGTTCCAGTACGGGGTGTTCTGCCCGCTGTTCCGGCTGCACGGCAATCGCGAGCCGCGGATGGCCACCGGCTGGGAGATGACCGGCGGGCCGAACGAGGTGTGGGCGTTCGGCGACGAGGCCTACGAGATCATCAAGTCGGCGATGTTCATGCGCGAACGGCTCCGGCCCTACCTGCACGAGCAGCTCGATCGGGCGGCGTCCGACGGGCTCCCGGCGATGCGTCCGCTGTTCGTCGACTACCCGTCCGACGCGGCCGCGTGGGACGTCGAGGACCAGTTCCTCTTCGGCCCCGACGTGCTGGTGGCTCCGGTGCTGGCGGCCGGCGCGCGGAGCCGCTCGGTCTACCTGCCGGCCGGGACCCGGTGGACCCACGTGTGGAGCGGCCGCACCTACGAGGGCGGCAGCGTCGTCGAGGCCGACGCCCCGCTCGACCAGATCCCGGTCTACCTACGCGAGGGGGCCTCGGTGCCGGTCGCGGCCGGGTGA
- a CDS encoding substrate-binding domain-containing protein: MRLLLAAVALLLVAACTGPDGKPGYDPSATTSSGAAVTLRVLAGSELSDMKPVLEKIKEQTGVTVELDYTGTLDGAESVANGSASKKYDAVWFSSNRYLTLLPEARSRIGTQQKIMTSPVVLGLRQSAVQRLGWTGKPVSWAQIAEAASARKFSFGMTDPSASNTGFSTLIGVAAALSGAGDALSTKDIDRVAPRLRSFFAGQALTAGSSGWLSEAYLRRTTGNAPGGAIDGLFNYESVLLSLNAGGKLPEPLSIVYPSDGVVTADYPFTLLKSASPAAKIAYDTVSGALRSKDMQQRILSDTRRRPIDPTVALPPSMGNQTLIELPFPAKREVVDDLLISFQNTLRRPSRTVYVLDTSGSMDGDRITGLKSALTGLTGADTSVTGRFARFRSREEVTLLAFNSSTQPPISITVPPSDTDAALARIRTAVAGLKADGGTAIYKALDDAYRLIAATPGQGDAVTSIVLMTDGENTSGQKYDDFVDDYGGRPASQRAIPIYPVLFGESATDQMENLAKLSGGRTFDARNGTLNSAFKEIRGYQ; the protein is encoded by the coding sequence ATGAGGCTGCTCCTCGCCGCGGTGGCTCTGCTCCTGGTCGCCGCCTGCACCGGGCCCGACGGGAAGCCCGGCTACGACCCGAGCGCGACGACGTCGTCCGGAGCCGCGGTGACGTTACGCGTGCTGGCCGGCAGCGAGCTCTCCGACATGAAGCCGGTGCTCGAGAAGATCAAGGAGCAGACCGGCGTCACCGTGGAGCTCGACTACACCGGCACGCTGGACGGCGCCGAGTCGGTCGCGAACGGCTCGGCGTCGAAGAAGTACGACGCGGTGTGGTTCTCCTCGAACCGGTACCTGACCCTGCTGCCGGAGGCGCGCAGCCGGATCGGCACCCAGCAGAAGATCATGACCTCACCGGTCGTGCTCGGCCTGCGCCAGTCGGCCGTGCAGCGGCTGGGCTGGACCGGCAAGCCGGTCAGCTGGGCCCAGATCGCCGAGGCGGCCTCGGCCCGGAAATTCAGTTTCGGTATGACCGACCCCTCCGCCTCCAACACCGGTTTCTCGACGTTGATCGGCGTGGCCGCCGCTCTTTCCGGCGCCGGTGACGCGCTGTCCACGAAGGACATCGACCGGGTCGCGCCCCGGCTGCGCAGCTTCTTCGCCGGCCAGGCGCTCACCGCCGGCTCGTCCGGGTGGCTGTCGGAGGCCTACCTGCGGCGGACCACCGGCAACGCGCCGGGCGGGGCCATCGACGGCCTGTTCAACTACGAGTCGGTGCTGCTCTCGCTCAACGCCGGAGGCAAGCTGCCCGAGCCGCTGTCGATCGTCTACCCCAGCGACGGCGTGGTCACCGCCGACTACCCGTTCACGCTGCTCAAGTCCGCGTCGCCGGCCGCGAAGATCGCCTACGACACGGTCAGCGGCGCGCTGCGCAGCAAGGACATGCAGCAGCGGATCCTCAGCGACACCCGGCGGCGGCCGATCGACCCGACCGTGGCGCTGCCGCCCTCGATGGGCAACCAGACGCTGATCGAACTGCCGTTCCCGGCCAAACGCGAGGTCGTCGACGACCTGCTGATCAGCTTCCAGAACACGCTGCGCCGCCCGTCCCGGACCGTGTACGTGCTCGACACCTCGGGGTCGATGGATGGCGACCGGATCACGGGCCTGAAGTCTGCGCTCACCGGCCTGACCGGCGCGGACACGTCGGTGACCGGGCGGTTCGCCCGGTTCCGGTCCCGCGAGGAGGTGACTCTGCTGGCGTTCAACAGCTCGACCCAGCCCCCGATCTCGATCACCGTCCCGCCGTCGGACACCGACGCGGCCCTGGCCCGGATCCGGACCGCGGTCGCCGGCCTGAAGGCCGACGGCGGCACCGCGATCTACAAGGCTCTCGACGACGCCTACCGGCTCATCGCGGCGACCCCCGGCCAGGGCGACGCGGTGACGTCGATCGTGCTGATGACCGACGGCGAGAACACGTCGGGCCAGAAGTACGACGACTTCGTCGACGACTACGGAGGCCGGCCGGCGAGCCAGCGGGCGATCCCGATCTACCCGGTGCTGTTCGGGGAGTCGGCCACCGACCAGATGGAGAACCTGGCCAAGCTGAGCGGCGGCCGGACGTTCGACGCGCGCAACGGAACCCTGAACAGCGCGTTCAAGGAGATTCGCGGCTACCAGTGA
- a CDS encoding arylamine N-acetyltransferase family protein → MTDLSAYLTRIGHTGPVAPDLPTLRALTYAHATAIPFENLDPFSGVPVLLGPADLRAKLIDDRRGGYCFEHNRLLKAALDEIGFSTTGLQARVVWGGPDDAVTARGHKLLHVDLDGTDYITDVGFGATTLTAPLRVASGVEQETPHGLFRLVHDPDATGSGRGAWRQQIRLGDEWRSTYRFDLTPAFPVDDEAPNWFLSTAPTSHFVTGLTAARPTRDGRRLALNGRTFTAYAADGTADRRELESLADLRKVLTDELLIELPPGIDDALATLF, encoded by the coding sequence ATGACCGACCTCAGCGCCTACCTGACCCGCATCGGGCACACCGGCCCGGTCGCCCCCGACCTGCCGACGCTCCGCGCCCTCACCTACGCCCACGCCACCGCGATCCCGTTCGAGAACCTGGACCCGTTCTCCGGCGTCCCCGTGCTGCTCGGCCCGGCCGACCTCCGGGCCAAACTGATCGACGACCGGCGCGGCGGCTACTGCTTCGAACACAACCGGCTGCTGAAGGCCGCGCTGGACGAGATCGGTTTCTCCACCACCGGCCTGCAGGCCCGGGTCGTCTGGGGCGGCCCCGACGACGCGGTGACCGCCCGCGGCCACAAGCTCCTGCACGTCGACCTCGACGGCACGGACTACATCACCGACGTCGGCTTCGGCGCCACGACCCTCACGGCTCCGCTGCGCGTCGCCTCCGGCGTCGAGCAGGAGACCCCGCACGGCCTCTTCCGCCTGGTCCACGATCCGGACGCGACGGGAAGCGGACGAGGGGCCTGGCGTCAGCAGATCCGGCTGGGCGACGAGTGGCGCTCGACGTACCGGTTCGACCTCACGCCCGCGTTCCCGGTGGACGACGAGGCGCCGAACTGGTTCCTCTCGACCGCGCCGACGTCCCATTTCGTCACCGGTCTGACCGCCGCCCGGCCGACCCGCGACGGACGCCGGCTGGCGCTCAACGGGCGCACGTTCACCGCCTACGCCGCCGACGGCACCGCCGATCGGCGAGAGCTCGAGTCCCTCGCCGACCTGCGGAAAGTCCTCACCGACGAGCTGCTGATCGAGCTCCCGCCGGGCATCGACGACGCACTCGCCACGCTCTTCTAG
- a CDS encoding alpha/beta hydrolase, which produces MTESIRGVAAGVPFIAVPPSGGGPAPLVVVWHLLDAPRTEVAMAAALPLTGVPAWRVYLGLPFTGARMPPGGLDEIMALVRDDTLLNLHGAAITQAAAELPAVLEALRKQLPASALVDEPLTLIGGSAGGAVALLTFAELERPVRALVAINAAIRATSVVALVERSFGIEYEWSEESRRLAGRLDFVARAGEFPEVPVLIVSGEHDHDDFRADAVALREALPGARLVVVAGLAHPLALEPGLEAAAQTPEAREVDAVVGSFSRSLMGSGSER; this is translated from the coding sequence ATGACTGAGTCGATTCGTGGGGTCGCGGCCGGGGTGCCGTTCATCGCCGTACCGCCGTCGGGAGGTGGGCCGGCGCCGCTCGTGGTGGTGTGGCACCTGCTCGACGCACCGCGCACCGAGGTCGCGATGGCCGCCGCGCTGCCGCTGACCGGCGTCCCGGCCTGGCGGGTGTACCTGGGCCTGCCGTTCACCGGCGCCCGCATGCCGCCCGGTGGGCTGGACGAGATCATGGCGCTGGTGCGCGACGACACGCTGCTCAACCTGCACGGGGCCGCGATCACCCAGGCCGCGGCCGAACTCCCGGCGGTGCTCGAGGCGCTGCGCAAGCAGCTGCCCGCGAGCGCGCTGGTCGACGAGCCGCTGACGCTCATCGGCGGCTCGGCCGGCGGCGCCGTGGCCCTGCTGACGTTCGCCGAGCTCGAGCGGCCGGTGCGCGCGCTGGTGGCGATCAACGCGGCGATCCGGGCGACGTCGGTGGTGGCGCTGGTCGAGCGGTCGTTCGGCATCGAGTACGAGTGGTCTGAGGAGTCGCGCCGGCTGGCTGGGCGTCTCGACTTCGTGGCCCGGGCGGGCGAATTTCCCGAGGTTCCGGTTCTGATCGTCAGCGGCGAGCACGATCACGACGACTTCCGGGCCGACGCGGTGGCGCTGCGCGAGGCTTTGCCGGGGGCCAGACTCGTTGTGGTTGCCGGGCTGGCTCATCCGCTGGCGTTGGAACCGGGGCTCGAGGCGGCGGCGCAGACTCCTGAGGCCAGGGAGGTGGATGCGGTTGTCGGTTCGTTCAGTCGGTCGTTGATGGGGTCTGGATCGGAACGTTAG
- a CDS encoding F0F1 ATP synthase subunit C translates to MKGTLNMVGYGLAAIGPGIAIGLIFAAYITGVARQPQARQTLQGIAILGFALAEALAIIGIGLAFALPS, encoded by the coding sequence ATGAAAGGCACGCTGAACATGGTCGGGTACGGCCTGGCCGCGATCGGGCCGGGCATCGCGATCGGCCTCATCTTCGCCGCCTACATCACGGGCGTGGCGCGCCAGCCGCAGGCGCGTCAGACGCTCCAGGGCATCGCGATCCTGGGCTTCGCGCTGGCCGAGGCACTGGCGATCATCGGCATCGGCTTGGCGTTCGCGCTACCGAGCTGA
- a CDS encoding AbfB domain-containing protein, with product MHPTGSSDFSALPGSAAALRGTAGAPAGAAGDRLEPHLPLLFNLVGRAVDSIPLTVETLRRAVAEVEPSGEPADYRSRLVVAAARAARSAGRAPDGRAGFIDQALAQPELSDQRREAVEATRWIAEDEREVLSLWWLEVGRKVARRELAAGLGVSPVAATAAVQQIEARFEDARTVVRALGVTPRCLGLAGVLARWDGRPSDRCRRLIARHARDCAVCQDRTSDLIPADRLLRGFPLVPPPAWLVDRVTSPGAELVRVGPKPGGGGGWTRRPETRRRAMAGVRIVAAAVAGAALAASLLSYARGGDDPKPSTLTVGSERASASASVSASVPSPTATASATGSPTASANPSANPSARPRAAASPRPAPPLPSLLGRHSVRAATRPGAYIRAIGGKAVVTQVGPSNSDPAKLQATFTLVPGLADRTCYSFRDSTGRYLRHFQFRVRVDANDGSAIFLEDTTFCARAGAVAGSVAFRSHNYPDRLLHVRGDELGIDPEDGSTAYRSDTSFVVTVPWLNA from the coding sequence TTGCATCCGACCGGATCGTCCGACTTCTCCGCCCTCCCGGGCTCCGCAGCTGCCCTCCGGGGTACCGCGGGCGCCCCCGCGGGCGCTGCGGGCGACCGTCTCGAACCGCACCTGCCGCTCCTGTTCAACCTCGTCGGACGGGCCGTCGACTCGATACCACTGACCGTGGAGACGCTGCGCCGGGCCGTCGCCGAGGTCGAGCCGTCCGGCGAGCCGGCGGATTACCGCTCCCGGCTCGTCGTCGCCGCGGCCCGGGCGGCGCGGTCGGCCGGCCGCGCGCCGGACGGGCGGGCGGGGTTCATCGACCAGGCACTCGCTCAGCCCGAGCTTTCCGACCAACGGCGGGAAGCCGTCGAGGCGACCCGGTGGATCGCCGAGGACGAGCGCGAGGTGCTGTCGCTGTGGTGGCTGGAGGTCGGCCGGAAGGTCGCCCGGCGCGAGCTCGCGGCCGGGCTGGGCGTCTCGCCGGTCGCGGCGACGGCGGCCGTGCAGCAGATCGAGGCCCGGTTCGAGGACGCCCGGACCGTGGTGCGGGCGCTGGGCGTGACCCCGCGCTGTCTCGGGCTGGCCGGCGTGCTGGCCCGCTGGGACGGGCGGCCGTCGGACCGGTGCCGTCGGCTGATCGCGCGGCACGCCCGGGACTGCGCGGTCTGCCAGGACCGGACGTCGGACCTGATCCCGGCCGATCGGCTGCTGCGCGGGTTCCCGCTGGTGCCGCCGCCGGCCTGGTTAGTGGATCGGGTGACGTCGCCGGGCGCGGAGCTCGTCCGGGTCGGTCCGAAGCCCGGGGGAGGCGGAGGCTGGACCCGTCGGCCGGAGACCCGGCGGCGGGCGATGGCCGGGGTGCGGATCGTGGCGGCCGCGGTCGCCGGGGCGGCGCTGGCCGCGAGCCTGCTCTCCTACGCCCGCGGCGGTGACGACCCGAAGCCGTCCACGCTCACGGTCGGCAGCGAGCGCGCGTCGGCGTCCGCGTCCGTATCTGCGTCAGTACCGTCGCCGACGGCGACGGCCTCCGCGACCGGAAGCCCGACGGCGAGCGCGAACCCGAGCGCGAACCCGAGCGCGCGGCCGCGCGCAGCCGCGAGCCCGCGACCGGCCCCACCACTGCCGTCGCTCCTCGGACGGCACTCGGTACGCGCGGCCACCCGCCCCGGCGCGTACATCCGGGCGATCGGAGGGAAGGCCGTCGTCACCCAGGTCGGCCCGTCGAACTCCGACCCGGCCAAGCTGCAGGCGACGTTCACGCTCGTCCCCGGCCTGGCCGACCGGACCTGCTACTCGTTCCGCGACAGCACCGGCCGCTACCTGCGCCACTTCCAGTTCCGCGTCCGGGTCGACGCCAACGACGGCTCGGCGATCTTCCTGGAGGACACGACGTTCTGCGCCCGGGCCGGCGCGGTCGCGGGTTCGGTCGCGTTCCGCTCGCACAACTACCCCGACCGGCTGCTGCACGTCCGCGGCGACGAACTCGGCATCGACCCGGAAGACGGCTCCACCGCCTACCGCTCCGACACGTCGTTCGTCGTGACGGTCCCGTGGCTCAACGCCTAG